The following are from one region of the Centroberyx gerrardi isolate f3 chromosome 16, fCenGer3.hap1.cur.20231027, whole genome shotgun sequence genome:
- the sting1 gene encoding stimulator of interferon genes protein has product MQRLGGQEALVPRPRGSLPKVCASSLAAIAIAGFLLLSPEMSCGLVAMVILVLTLGPLLHGLCLLAEEMFCHANTRYRGRGLLHPMLAACGLGGRTLLAAGLAGLLLYLDGQPLPEKSQCWTLLLLASALYPLFKTLGVLGPSEVEVSDICEGRKMNVAHGLAWSFYLGYLRLVLPRLEDSIAAFRATHQAGPFKGRGSRKLLILVPLNANIAHKLEDEDNNIRFHDNLPNTEIDRAGVRGRVYKHSVYSVLDEQGKAHECVVEYATPLLTLYSMSQESSAGFGEPERRQQVLLFYRTLQDILEQSLECRNRYRLILLNDEHEEDPHFLSKVILRHLQQQEKEEFCLTPPPHREMAHPFATHPTAPPMKGDWHQPDPMSREPTLMFSLEKPQPLREAVESTDHYQGTT; this is encoded by the exons ATGCAGCGCCTCGGAGGTCAGGAGGCTCTGGTCCCTCGGCCTCGTGGGAGCTTGCCCAAGGTGTGCGCCTCGTCGCTGGCCGCCATAGCGATAGCGGGCTTCCTGCTTCTGTCTCCCGAAATGTCATGCGgcctggttgccatggtgatacTCGTCCTGACCCTGGGCCCTCTGCTGCATGGACTGTGTCTTCTGGCAGAGGAGATGTTTTGCCACGCGAACACGAG gtacCGAGGCAGAGGGCTGCTGCACCCCATGCTGGCAGCCTGCGGTCTGGGTGGGAGGACGCTGTTGGCCGCAGGACTGGCAGGCCTTCTGCTCTACCTGGACGGACAGCCTCTGCCGGAGAAAAGCCAGTGCTGGACGCTCCTGCTCCTGGCCTCGGCCCTCTACCCGCTGTTCAAGACCCTGGGAGTCCTG GGTCCGTCGGAGGTGGAGGTGTCAGACATCTGTGAGGGGAGGAAGATGAACGTGGCTCACGGCCTGGCCTGGTCCTTCTACCTGGGCTACCTGCGACTGGTGCTGCCAC GGTTGGAGGACTCCATCGCAGCGTTTCGTGCCACCCATCAGGCCGGTCCCTTCAAGGGGCGCGGCTCCAGGAAGCTCCTCATCCTCGTCCCCCTCAACGCCAACATCGCTCACAAGCTGGAGGACGAGGACAACAACATCCGTTTCCACGACAACCTCCCCAACACCGAGATAGACAGGGCCGGGGTGCGGGGGCGGGTCTACAAGCACAGCGTCTACAGCGTATTGGACGAGCAGGGGAAG gccCATGAGTGTGTGGTGGAGTACGCCACGCCCCTGCTGACGCTCTACAGCATGTCCCAGGAGAGCAGCGCTGGGTTCGGGGAGCCGGAGCGCAGGCAACAGGTCCTCCTCTTCTACAGGACGCTGCAGGACATCCTGGAGCAGTCGCTGGAGTGCCGCAACCGCTACCGCCTCATCCTGCTCAACg ACGAGCATGAGGAAGACCCTCACTTCCTGTCCAAGGTCATCCTCAGacacctgcagcagcaggagaaggaggagttctgcctcaccccgcccccccaccgAGAGATGGCGCACCCATTCGCCACTCATCCAACTGCCCCGCCCATGAAAGGTGATTGGCACCAGCCGGATCCAATGAGCAGGGAGCCCACACTCATGTTCAGCCTGGAGAAGCCACAGCCGCTCAGGGAGGCTGTGGAGAGCACGGACCATTATCAAGGAACCACataa
- the LOC139933148 gene encoding DNA damage-inducible transcript 4-like protein yields MVYTTALLFGHGMPVLSEEESVVEMIGKYFFQLTSPGQKTSSGRRGSVDSCDDMEKSSSRADLDTGLEYEERLLQQDMTRQIERCLSEAKASPLRCQVLLLPRHMSARVGRDVVRSSADEPCGLRGASIKVYLQSKDGLKSLGSISPDPSVTPTFELSVVFKADDDGWPPLKHIFVTDKVLKLRPEYRLVKRKLYSSASPVIHDFN; encoded by the exons ATGGTCTATACAACGGCTCTGCTCTTCGGACACGGAATGCCCGTCTTGTCGGAGGAAGAAAGCGTCGTCGAGATGATAGGAAAGTACTTCTTCCAGCTCACTTCGCCGGGACAAAAGACAAGCTCTGGCCGGCGGGGGAGCGTCGACAGCTGCGATGACATGGAGAAGAGCTCGTCGA GGGCCGACTTGGACACTGGCTTGGAGTATGAAGAGAGGCTCCTCCAGCAGGACATGACCCGGCAGATAGAGCGCTGTCTCTCAGAGGCCAAGGCGTCGCCCCTCCGCTGccaggtgctgctgctgccccgcCACATGTCCGCCAGAGTCGGCCGGGACGTGGTGCGCTCCTCGGCCGACGAGCCGTGCGGGCTGCGGGGCGCCTCCATCAAGGTGTATCTGCAGAGTAAAGACGGGCTGAAGTCTCTGGGGAGCATCTCTCCCGACCCGAGTGTCACCCCGACCTTCGAGCTGTCCGTGGTCTTCAAGGCGGACGACGACGGCTGGCCGCCGCTCAAGCACATCTTCGTTACCGACAAGGTGTTGAAACTGAGACCCGAGTACCGGCTGGTGAAGAGGAAACTGTACTCCTCCGCCAGCCCCGTCATTCATGACTTCAACTAG